The Streptomyces europaeiscabiei genome window below encodes:
- a CDS encoding LysR family transcriptional regulator — translation MAANFSLRQLEYFVAVADTGSMSAAAVRCHASQASISTAIADLERRLGVQLLIRRRAKGVSLTEAGSRILGRAQAMLTQADEITAGAQAEEGQLAGRLTVGCYAALTPFLIPLLVDGFTRHHPAVNLELIEGQLNEMRQALAQGSCDVALLYAFGDEAGLSCTTLRASRPYVIVAADHAVAGRESVSLAELADEPLIIHAEPPAQQNADHWFSLAGARPNIRYRTSSIEAVRSMVARGLGFATLIQTWPTDTSVEGLPLASVPLSDPLDDVELVIAHASHVIPTHRARAFLQYAEKTLAGFGGPDTGA, via the coding sequence ATGGCAGCCAATTTTTCCCTCCGCCAGCTGGAATACTTCGTCGCCGTGGCGGACACCGGTTCCATGAGCGCGGCAGCGGTGCGGTGCCATGCCTCCCAGGCCAGCATCTCGACGGCGATCGCCGACCTCGAACGCCGCCTCGGCGTGCAGTTGCTGATACGACGTCGGGCGAAAGGGGTCTCTCTCACCGAGGCGGGCAGCCGGATCCTCGGACGCGCCCAGGCGATGTTGACTCAGGCCGACGAGATAACGGCCGGCGCTCAGGCCGAGGAAGGCCAACTGGCCGGCCGCTTGACAGTTGGCTGCTATGCCGCCCTGACGCCTTTCCTGATCCCGCTCCTGGTGGACGGTTTCACCCGGCATCACCCGGCGGTCAACTTGGAGCTGATCGAGGGTCAGCTAAACGAAATGAGACAAGCCCTGGCACAGGGCTCTTGCGATGTCGCTTTGCTGTACGCATTCGGTGACGAGGCCGGCCTGTCCTGTACGACGCTCCGCGCAAGCCGTCCGTACGTCATCGTGGCCGCCGACCACGCTGTGGCGGGGCGCGAGTCCGTCTCACTCGCCGAACTGGCGGACGAGCCGCTGATCATCCACGCGGAGCCGCCCGCCCAGCAGAACGCGGACCACTGGTTCTCCCTAGCCGGAGCACGGCCTAACATCCGGTACCGGACCTCGAGCATCGAAGCCGTCCGCAGCATGGTCGCCCGCGGTCTCGGCTTCGCCACACTGATTCAGACCTGGCCGACCGACACCAGCGTCGAAGGACTCCCCCTGGCATCCGTGCCGCTCAGCGACCCGCTGGACGATGTCGAGCTCGTGATCGCCCATGCCTCGCACGTCATCCCGACACACCGGGCCCGCGCGTTCCTCCAGTACGCCGAGAAGACACTCGCCGGCTTCGGCGGACCGGACACCGGCGCCTGA
- a CDS encoding 2-hydroxyacid dehydrogenase produces MSGTPVPRPRVAVSRTGLPGPAVGRLASRYNVTAWEGTAPPTSAELGTLVRGCEGLLVLGSDRVDAALLDAAGPGLRVVALASMGYDGVDVDAAAARGVVVTHTPGVLADTTADVAMALILMARRRLGASMASLRRGEWGAFSMDAFLGLDVQGATLGLIGYGQIAKALARRAAGFGMRVQHHHPRRKEDDGLSRWVTFDELLRTSDVVSLHTPLTPETAGMIGAPELARMKPTATLVNTGRGGIVDEEALVAALRAGMLHSAGLDVMVDEPRTDPDDRLFAEPHLVVLPHVGSATEATRAAMVELAASNIEAVLGGEAAPTPLPGTRARPSGARKDGRLTWRSDAPGQSAHLRLGP; encoded by the coding sequence ATGTCGGGCACGCCCGTACCCCGTCCCCGTGTCGCGGTGAGCCGCACCGGCCTGCCAGGCCCCGCCGTCGGGCGGCTCGCCTCGCGGTACAACGTCACCGCCTGGGAAGGAACGGCGCCTCCCACCTCCGCCGAACTGGGCACACTGGTCCGAGGCTGCGAGGGGCTGCTCGTCCTCGGCAGCGACCGGGTGGACGCCGCACTGCTGGACGCGGCCGGCCCCGGCCTCCGCGTCGTGGCGCTCGCGTCGATGGGCTACGACGGCGTGGACGTCGACGCCGCCGCCGCGCGCGGCGTGGTGGTCACCCACACCCCCGGCGTGCTCGCCGACACCACCGCCGACGTGGCGATGGCGCTGATCCTGATGGCGCGGCGGCGCCTCGGCGCCAGCATGGCCTCGTTGCGGCGCGGCGAGTGGGGCGCCTTCAGCATGGACGCTTTCCTGGGGCTCGACGTACAGGGCGCGACGCTCGGGCTGATCGGCTACGGGCAGATCGCCAAGGCCCTCGCACGGCGGGCGGCCGGATTCGGCATGCGGGTCCAACACCACCATCCGCGCCGCAAGGAGGACGACGGCCTGTCCCGCTGGGTCACCTTCGACGAGCTGCTGCGCACCAGTGACGTGGTGTCCCTGCACACTCCCCTGACGCCCGAGACCGCCGGCATGATCGGCGCACCGGAACTCGCCCGGATGAAACCGACGGCGACGCTCGTCAACACCGGACGGGGCGGAATCGTCGACGAGGAGGCTCTGGTCGCCGCGCTGCGAGCCGGGATGCTGCACTCGGCGGGACTGGACGTGATGGTGGACGAGCCCCGTACGGACCCGGACGATCGGCTATTCGCCGAGCCACATCTGGTGGTGCTGCCGCATGTGGGTTCGGCGACGGAGGCCACGCGCGCGGCGATGGTCGAGTTGGCGGCGAGCAATATCGAGGCCGTACTGGGAGGCGAAGCGGCGCCGACGCCGCTGCCGGGGACCAGGGCACGGCCGTCGGGGGCCCGGAAGGACGGTCGGCTGACGTGGCGAAGTGATGCCCCAGGCCAATCGGCACACTTGAGACTTGGCCCGTGA
- a CDS encoding acyl-CoA dehydrogenase family protein, with amino-acid sequence MTTLLDPTRSADRGIDGSVLDRVRALLPQIAARSAEGEDTRAVPAEIVAALREAGVFRMALPRVWGGEEFGLLEGARVVREIARADGSTGWTVQAASMAWFFVRSLPRETLEKEVFGGGADPMLRGAVAPKGLATPVKGGYRISGRWPLASGPFTPDWMLGGFLVEGAPPLPDGRPDMRVALFRPEQVTFLDTWDAVGLRATQSTDFTMDDVFVPEHHTGPMFGGNNIPAPLYDLPYSPTGASHDAVILGALDGALADLAELAATKRPAFNPRALLGEDPVFQEEFAELHLRAGALAALSEQTGRIVMDRALKGEAPTAAEWFSYKGTTQHIHHEGIRILNEIMTLSGSAGLYSASPLQRRWRDVRCVSQHVVGNTGAMRRLGAVLSGRD; translated from the coding sequence ATGACCACGCTTCTTGACCCCACCCGATCCGCAGACCGAGGAATTGACGGCAGCGTGCTCGACCGCGTCCGCGCGCTCCTTCCCCAGATCGCCGCACGCTCTGCCGAGGGAGAGGACACCCGGGCGGTTCCGGCGGAGATCGTCGCCGCACTGCGCGAGGCCGGTGTGTTCCGGATGGCCCTGCCCCGGGTGTGGGGTGGAGAAGAGTTCGGGCTGCTGGAAGGCGCCCGGGTGGTGCGGGAGATCGCCCGAGCCGACGGATCGACGGGCTGGACCGTCCAGGCCGCTTCGATGGCATGGTTCTTCGTACGGTCGCTGCCCCGGGAGACGCTGGAGAAAGAGGTGTTCGGAGGTGGAGCGGATCCCATGCTCCGAGGAGCAGTGGCTCCGAAGGGACTGGCGACGCCGGTGAAGGGCGGTTACCGGATCAGTGGCCGATGGCCGCTGGCGAGCGGTCCGTTCACTCCGGACTGGATGCTCGGAGGATTTCTGGTCGAAGGGGCGCCTCCGCTGCCGGACGGCCGCCCGGACATGCGGGTCGCGCTGTTCCGGCCCGAGCAGGTCACCTTCCTCGACACCTGGGACGCGGTCGGCCTGCGCGCCACCCAGAGCACGGACTTCACCATGGACGACGTCTTCGTGCCCGAGCATCACACGGGGCCGATGTTCGGAGGCAACAACATCCCCGCACCCCTTTACGACCTGCCCTACTCGCCCACCGGGGCCTCGCACGACGCCGTCATCCTCGGCGCCCTCGACGGTGCGCTCGCCGATCTTGCCGAACTCGCCGCCACCAAGCGGCCGGCGTTCAACCCGAGGGCCCTCCTCGGTGAGGACCCGGTGTTCCAGGAGGAGTTCGCCGAGCTGCATCTGCGGGCGGGGGCCTTGGCTGCCCTGTCGGAGCAGACCGGACGCATCGTCATGGACCGTGCGCTCAAGGGTGAGGCGCCCACCGCGGCCGAGTGGTTCAGCTACAAGGGCACCACCCAGCACATCCATCACGAGGGCATCCGGATCCTCAACGAGATCATGACCCTCTCGGGCAGCGCGGGCCTCTACAGCGCCAGTCCGCTCCAGCGCCGCTGGCGCGATGTCCGCTGCGTCTCCCAGCACGTGGTCGGCAACACGGGAGCGATGCGCCGGCTCGGCGCGGTCCTGTCGGGACGGGACTGA
- a CDS encoding cupin domain-containing protein — translation MRRVVTGHDENGRSVVVSDGPIPRSRDFTSLPGWVSRLPWATEPGERVSRTGEDPTPKVTSLLPTPGGTRFIVLTFPPDSAMADPTFDPVAFDREQRADSPGIADLMEPDGMHTTPTVDYGIVLQGDIVLELDDGHRTPLSAGDIVIQNGTRHSWRNRSDQPVTMAFVLVGAERDG, via the coding sequence ATGCGCAGAGTCGTCACCGGTCATGACGAGAACGGCAGATCGGTCGTCGTCAGTGACGGCCCCATCCCGCGCAGCCGGGACTTCACCAGCCTCCCGGGCTGGGTCTCCCGCCTGCCGTGGGCCACCGAACCGGGCGAGCGGGTCAGCCGGACCGGCGAGGACCCCACGCCGAAGGTCACCAGCCTCCTCCCGACGCCCGGCGGCACGCGGTTCATCGTCCTTACCTTCCCACCGGACAGCGCGATGGCCGACCCGACGTTCGACCCGGTCGCCTTCGACCGGGAACAGAGGGCGGACTCGCCCGGCATCGCGGACCTCATGGAGCCCGACGGCATGCACACCACGCCGACCGTGGACTACGGCATCGTGCTCCAGGGCGACATCGTCCTCGAACTCGACGACGGCCACCGCACACCCCTCTCGGCAGGGGACATCGTGATCCAGAACGGAACCCGGCACAGCTGGCGCAACCGCAGTGACCAGCCGGTCACCATGGCCTTCGTCCTCGTCGGCGCGGAGCGCGACGGCTGA
- a CDS encoding flavin reductase family protein, producing MSPLHATPTNPALLRQAFGCFPSGVTAVCALDSGTPVGMAASTFTPVSLTPALISVCVQDTSTTWPKLRRRSHVGVSVLAQGQDEICRSLAGKEGDRFAGVDWDANDDGSVYIHGASLWLNCSLHAELPGGDHTIVLLEIQGLQAQPDREPLVFHNSRFRRLAVS from the coding sequence ATGAGCCCTCTGCATGCGACACCGACCAACCCTGCCCTGCTGCGTCAGGCATTCGGATGCTTCCCGTCCGGGGTGACAGCCGTGTGCGCACTCGACTCCGGCACCCCGGTGGGCATGGCCGCGAGCACATTCACCCCCGTCTCCCTGACACCTGCCCTGATATCGGTCTGTGTGCAGGACACTTCCACGACCTGGCCGAAACTGCGACGGCGAAGCCACGTCGGCGTGAGCGTGCTCGCGCAGGGACAGGACGAGATCTGCCGGTCCCTGGCCGGCAAGGAGGGCGACCGGTTCGCGGGAGTCGACTGGGACGCCAACGACGACGGCAGCGTGTACATCCACGGCGCAAGTCTCTGGTTGAACTGCTCACTGCACGCCGAACTCCCCGGCGGTGACCACACGATCGTCCTCCTGGAAATCCAGGGCCTGCAGGCCCAACCCGACAGAGAACCTCTGGTGTTCCACAACAGCAGGTTCCGACGCCTGGCCGTCTCATGA